The genomic interval GCCTAGATTGTAAATCAACGCATCCTCACCAACCGCACTCCAGTCGCCAATTTCCAGGTTCCAAGGAAAATACACTGTGGTTGATGGATATACGTGGACTTCCTTTCCAACTTTGGCCCCGAAACATCTTAAGAGGAGCCGACGCCATGAGAAAAATGGCCTGGGGCTGAGGCGGAAGATTGGCTTGCCTAATATGGCCCATAATACACGCCAGCATTGCTCCTCTGGGGTGTATTTCGTCGCTGCCCGGTTTTCCGCTACATCTATGGTGGAGTTGGACGTATATTTAGCTTCTCGCTCCATTAATCTTTGATCACGCAATCAGG from Verrucomicrobiia bacterium carries:
- a CDS encoding WcaF family extracellular polysaccharide biosynthesis acetyltransferase, producing the protein MEREAKYTSNSTIDVAENRAATKYTPEEQCWRVLWAILGKPIFRLSPRPFFSWRRLLLRCFGAKVGKEVHVYPSTTVYFPWNLEIGDWSAVGEDALIYNLGKVTIGERVTISHWAHLCAGTHDYTKPDFPLLKPPIVVKNQAWICSQAFVGPGVTIGEGAIVGAGAVVMKDVDAWPIVAGNPAVKVKVRPKPGSHI